A part of Gossypium hirsutum isolate 1008001.06 chromosome A07, Gossypium_hirsutum_v2.1, whole genome shotgun sequence genomic DNA contains:
- the LOC107952117 gene encoding dol-P-Man:Man(6)GlcNAc(2)-PP-Dol alpha-1,2-mannosyltransferase isoform X1: MGLTTSTSVSSLLCFSWEFCQIARKKYAPDLFIVISPLYIWLSFMSLQPHKEERFLYPIYPLVCVAASAVIESFTDLFRDKYNPYDNSIKVMMAKFLRPVALSLILCASHSRTFSLINGYAAPMEVYKILEHHDDAGTGDRDSV; this comes from the exons ATGGGTTTAACAACTTCAACTTCTGTTTCATCCTTGCTTTGCTTTTCCTGGGAATTCTGCCAAATTGCAAGAAAAAAGTATGCCCCTGACTTGTTTATCGTAATCTCTCCTCTTTATATATGGCTGTCATTTATGTCTCTGCAGCCGCACAAAGAAGAAAG ATTCCTTTATCCCATATACCCTCTTGTTTGTGTTGCTGCTTCTGCTGTCATTGAGAGTTTTACTGATCTTTTCCGAGACAAATATAATCCCTACGATAATTCTATTAAAGTTATG ATGGCCAAATTTCTTAGACCTGTGGCCCTGAGCCTCATATTATGTGCCTCACATTCACGTACATTCTCATTGATCAATGGCTATGCTGCTCCAATGGAGGTTTACAAGATCTTGGAGCACCATGATGATGCAGGAACTG GTGACCGAGATTCCgtttaa
- the LOC107952117 gene encoding dol-P-Man:Man(6)GlcNAc(2)-PP-Dol alpha-1,2-mannosyltransferase isoform X2 — protein sequence MGLTTSTSVSSLLCFSWEFCQIARKKYAPDLFIVISPLYIWLSFMSLQPHKEERFLYPIYPLVCVAASAVIESFTDLFRDKYNPYDNSIKVMMAKFLRPVALSLILCASHSRTFSLINGYAAPMEVYKILEHHDDAGTVR from the exons ATGGGTTTAACAACTTCAACTTCTGTTTCATCCTTGCTTTGCTTTTCCTGGGAATTCTGCCAAATTGCAAGAAAAAAGTATGCCCCTGACTTGTTTATCGTAATCTCTCCTCTTTATATATGGCTGTCATTTATGTCTCTGCAGCCGCACAAAGAAGAAAG ATTCCTTTATCCCATATACCCTCTTGTTTGTGTTGCTGCTTCTGCTGTCATTGAGAGTTTTACTGATCTTTTCCGAGACAAATATAATCCCTACGATAATTCTATTAAAGTTATG ATGGCCAAATTTCTTAGACCTGTGGCCCTGAGCCTCATATTATGTGCCTCACATTCACGTACATTCTCATTGATCAATGGCTATGCTGCTCCAATGGAGGTTTACAAGATCTTGGAGCACCATGATGATGCAGGAACTG TCAGGTGA